The Bryobacteraceae bacterium genome includes a window with the following:
- the glgX gene encoding glycogen operon protein GlgX homolog, with product MAGFLCVDRGVALPLGATPIEDGINFAVFSKHATHAWLSLFRPGRDHPFHEIPLDPGANRTGQIWHIWLSGLPRDVLYAWRMDMRPNPNPAIHRFDPSAYLLDPYARVLAGGEKWGVAARRLSGLPRDHFDWRGDRPLNTPLAETVIYELHVRAFTRHPSSGVSAPGTYLGLAEKIPYLKELGVTAVELMPVYEFEEADTDRVNPLTGERLLNLWGYHPIGFFAPNSAYGSRQEPGSSLNEFKEMVRAFHDAGIEVILDVVFNHTAEGDERGPTLSFRGLDNSVYYLLDPNGRYLNFSGCGNTLNCNHPVVRTLIGDCLHYWVMEMHIDGFRFDLASILGRGKTGEPLPDPPLLERLAYDPVLANTKLIAEAWDAAGLYQVGTFPAWGRWAEWNGRYRDDIRRFVRSDAGLVPALAERLKGSPGLYARSGRQAQHSINFVTCHDGFTLADLVSYNHKHNEANGEDNRDGANENFSWNCGAEGPTGDPEILALRRRQMRNFLILLFSSGGVPMLLAGDEFGRTQRGNNNAYCQDNDIGWVDWRLAETNKDLLEFVRSLIGFRKRRRLFSQIDWEPSPGAEQTEILFHGTRLYQPDWSFDSRSLAMEARWRNERVFLIANAYWEPLEFELPPDAGWRAAFYSGGTVPPIGAKVRLEPRSTLLLEAE from the coding sequence ATGGCCGGCTTTCTGTGCGTGGACCGGGGGGTGGCGCTGCCGCTGGGCGCGACGCCGATCGAGGATGGCATCAATTTCGCCGTGTTCAGCAAGCACGCGACGCACGCGTGGCTCAGCCTGTTCCGCCCCGGCAGAGACCATCCGTTTCACGAGATTCCGCTGGATCCGGGCGCAAACCGCACGGGACAGATCTGGCATATCTGGCTGAGCGGTCTGCCGCGCGATGTGCTGTACGCGTGGCGCATGGATATGCGGCCCAATCCGAACCCGGCAATCCACCGTTTCGATCCCTCAGCGTATCTGCTGGATCCTTACGCCCGCGTGCTGGCAGGCGGAGAAAAATGGGGCGTGGCGGCAAGGCGGCTGTCCGGGCTGCCCCGCGATCATTTCGACTGGCGGGGAGACCGTCCGCTGAACACTCCGCTGGCAGAAACGGTGATCTACGAGCTGCACGTGCGGGCGTTCACCCGCCATCCTTCGTCGGGCGTCAGCGCGCCCGGCACGTATCTCGGGCTCGCGGAAAAGATTCCCTATCTGAAGGAACTCGGAGTCACGGCGGTGGAGCTCATGCCCGTGTACGAGTTTGAAGAGGCCGACACAGACCGCGTGAATCCGCTGACCGGCGAAAGGCTGCTGAATCTGTGGGGCTATCATCCGATTGGCTTTTTCGCGCCGAATTCCGCTTACGGTTCGCGGCAGGAACCGGGATCATCGCTGAACGAATTCAAGGAAATGGTGCGGGCCTTTCACGATGCGGGAATCGAAGTGATCCTCGACGTCGTGTTCAATCACACGGCGGAAGGCGACGAGCGGGGGCCGACGCTTTCTTTCCGCGGGCTCGACAATTCCGTTTATTATCTGCTGGACCCGAACGGGCGCTACCTGAATTTTTCCGGCTGCGGCAACACGCTGAACTGCAATCATCCGGTGGTGCGCACGCTGATCGGCGACTGCCTCCATTACTGGGTGATGGAGATGCACATCGACGGATTCCGCTTCGATCTGGCGAGCATCCTCGGACGGGGCAAGACGGGCGAGCCGCTTCCTGATCCGCCGCTGCTCGAGCGGCTCGCCTACGATCCCGTCCTCGCCAACACGAAGCTGATCGCCGAAGCCTGGGATGCGGCGGGGCTCTACCAGGTGGGGACGTTTCCGGCATGGGGGCGCTGGGCGGAGTGGAACGGGCGGTATCGCGACGACATCCGGCGGTTCGTGCGGAGCGATGCGGGGCTTGTGCCCGCGCTCGCCGAACGGCTGAAGGGGAGCCCGGGCCTGTACGCGCGCAGCGGGCGGCAGGCGCAGCACAGCATCAATTTCGTCACCTGCCATGACGGGTTCACCCTGGCTGATCTGGTCAGTTACAACCACAAGCACAACGAAGCCAACGGCGAAGACAACCGGGACGGCGCGAACGAGAATTTCAGCTGGAATTGCGGAGCGGAGGGACCGACCGGCGATCCGGAAATCCTGGCGCTGCGGCGCAGGCAGATGCGGAATTTCCTGATCCTTCTGTTCTCGAGCGGCGGAGTGCCGATGCTGCTGGCCGGCGACGAGTTCGGACGCACGCAGCGCGGAAATAACAACGCGTACTGCCAGGACAATGACATCGGCTGGGTGGACTGGCGTCTGGCGGAAACGAACAAAGATCTGCTCGAATTCGTGCGGTCCCTGATCGGCTTCCGGAAGAGGCGCAGGCTGTTCTCGCAGATCGACTGGGAGCCGTCGCCGGGCGCCGAGCAGACGGAGATCCTTTTTCACGGCACGCGGCTGTATCAGCCGGACTGGAGTTTCGATTCACGCTCGCTGGCAATGGAGGCGCGCTGGCGGAACGAGCGCGTGTTCCTGATCGCGAATGCATACTGGGAGCCGCTGGAGTTCGAGCTGCCGCCGGACGCCGGGTGGAGAGCGGCTTTCTATTCGGGAGGGACGGTTCCTCCCATTGGCGCGAAGGTCCGCCTGGAGCCGCGTTCGACGCTGCTGCTGGAAGCGGAGTGA
- a CDS encoding methyltransferase, with translation MKVRDVLGRGDYALISSLIPEGARVLDLGCGDGALLAWLRENKRIEGRGIEVRPELAQRAASRGVPVYQGDLESSLGEYPDGAFDYVILSQTLQELRRPLDVLEQMLRIGRHAVVAFPNFGHWRVRINHLFSGRAPRTPLFPHAWHSSPNIHFLTVLDFEETLGEKGWRVESRLFLSGHSQIRFAPNWRAEIAVYMIRR, from the coding sequence ATGAAGGTCCGCGATGTGCTGGGCCGCGGCGATTACGCCCTGATCAGCAGCCTGATTCCCGAGGGCGCGCGCGTGCTGGACCTCGGCTGCGGAGACGGGGCGCTGCTGGCGTGGCTGAGGGAGAACAAGCGCATCGAGGGCCGGGGCATTGAAGTGCGGCCGGAGCTGGCGCAGCGGGCCGCGTCGCGCGGGGTGCCGGTGTATCAGGGGGACCTGGAGTCGAGCCTCGGCGAGTATCCCGATGGCGCGTTCGACTACGTCATCCTGAGCCAGACGCTGCAGGAGCTGCGCCGTCCGCTCGACGTGCTGGAGCAGATGCTGCGCATTGGCAGGCATGCGGTGGTCGCGTTTCCGAACTTCGGCCACTGGCGCGTGCGGATCAACCATCTGTTCAGCGGACGGGCGCCGCGCACGCCGCTGTTTCCGCACGCCTGGCACAGCTCGCCGAACATTCATTTCCTCACGGTGCTGGACTTCGAGGAGACGCTCGGGGAGAAAGGCTGGCGGGTGGAGAGCCGCCTGTTCCTGTCCGGACATTCCCAAATCCGCTTCGCCCCCAACTGGCGAGCGGAGATCGCCGTGTACATGATCCGCAGATAG
- the metX gene encoding homoserine O-acetyltransferase, translating into MITETQYVQFDALDLDCGETLRHLQVAYETYGRLNEQKNNAILILHAFTGDAHAAGIDHDGKPGWWDNMIGPGKAFDTNRYFVICSNVLGGCRGTTGPSSIDPATGRRYGLRFPVITIADMVRLQKKLVDRLGIPRLLAVSGGSMGGMQALEWAVSYPEAVEACIPIAATARHSAQQIAFNETGRQAIMMDPDFQNGDYPDDRPPARGLAVARMIGHITYMSDESMREKFGRRLRNREAFSFGFDIDFEVESYLRYRGQQFVGRFDANSYLYITKAMDYFDLTLGYPSLAASLERATARFLVISFTSDWLYPSYQSLEIVNALRSRNHDVTYCELTSNYGHDAFLVDIAEQTEVIRGFLDRCQKEFREARA; encoded by the coding sequence ATGATCACGGAGACTCAGTACGTCCAGTTTGATGCTCTGGATCTCGACTGCGGAGAGACCCTGCGGCATCTCCAGGTCGCTTATGAAACCTACGGCCGGCTGAATGAGCAGAAGAACAACGCCATCCTGATCCTGCACGCCTTCACCGGCGACGCGCACGCCGCAGGCATCGATCACGACGGAAAACCGGGCTGGTGGGACAACATGATCGGTCCCGGCAAGGCGTTCGACACCAACCGCTACTTCGTCATCTGCTCGAACGTGCTTGGGGGATGCCGGGGAACGACCGGGCCGAGCTCGATCGATCCCGCCACAGGCCGCCGTTACGGGCTGCGCTTTCCCGTGATCACGATCGCCGACATGGTCCGCTTGCAGAAGAAACTGGTGGATCGCCTCGGCATTCCGCGGCTGCTGGCCGTGTCGGGCGGATCCATGGGCGGCATGCAGGCGCTGGAATGGGCCGTGTCTTATCCGGAAGCCGTGGAAGCCTGCATTCCGATCGCCGCCACGGCGCGCCACAGCGCGCAGCAGATCGCCTTCAACGAAACAGGCCGTCAGGCGATCATGATGGACCCGGATTTCCAGAACGGCGATTATCCCGATGACAGACCGCCGGCCCGCGGCCTCGCGGTGGCGCGCATGATCGGCCACATCACCTACATGTCGGATGAATCGATGCGCGAGAAATTCGGCCGCCGCCTGCGCAACCGGGAGGCGTTCAGCTTCGGCTTCGATATCGACTTCGAAGTGGAGAGCTATCTGCGGTACCGCGGCCAGCAGTTCGTGGGACGGTTCGACGCGAACTCCTACCTGTACATCACGAAGGCGATGGATTATTTCGACCTCACGCTGGGCTACCCGTCGCTGGCTGCTTCGCTGGAGCGCGCGACGGCGCGGTTCCTGGTGATCAGCTTCACTTCGGACTGGCTGTATCCGTCCTATCAGTCGCTGGAGATCGTGAACGCGCTGCGGAGCCGGAATCACGATGTCACCTACTGCGAGCTGACATCGAATTACGGACATGATGCGTTTCTCGTGGACATCGCCGAGCAGACGGAGGTGATCCGCGGATTCCTGGACCGCTGCCAGAAGGAATTCCGGGAGGCGCGGGCATGA
- the vapC39 gene encoding ribonuclease VapC39 → MSGANLLDVNVLLALFWPRHTGHAAARRWFASHRNQSWATCALTQSGFVRLLSNPSITLGHVQPQEALRVLEENAKDSRHEFWPMDLPLAEAIRLSGLNLEGHRQVTDLYLLGLASHRGGRLVTFDEKLAKAGRHAILLRG, encoded by the coding sequence GTGAGCGGAGCGAACCTGCTCGACGTCAACGTCCTCCTGGCGCTGTTCTGGCCGCGGCATACGGGTCATGCCGCGGCAAGGCGGTGGTTCGCATCCCACCGCAACCAGTCGTGGGCGACATGCGCCCTCACGCAGAGTGGCTTTGTCCGTCTTCTGTCCAACCCGTCCATTACCCTCGGCCATGTGCAGCCGCAGGAGGCCTTGCGAGTCCTTGAGGAAAACGCGAAAGACTCCAGACATGAGTTCTGGCCGATGGACCTGCCGCTGGCGGAAGCGATCCGCCTGTCTGGACTGAACCTGGAAGGCCACCGGCAGGTGACGGATCTTTACCTGCTCGGCCTGGCCAGCCACCGGGGCGGCAGGCTGGTCACGTTCGACGAAAAACTGGCAAAAGCAGGCCGCCACGCCATTCTCCTGCGCGGCTAG
- a CDS encoding amino acid permease gives MAASSTPGLLRRLGLFSATALVISNMVGTGIFTSTGFLAGDLGEPWLVLVIWLVGGIVALAGALSYSELGVNFPASGGEYVYLTRAYGPTLGFMSGWVSFFAGFSAPVATAALAFSNYLGYFFPALRQENVWFRCSWGEIGIEAGGAQLAAAALILVFTILNLFGVEFIARIQNALTSIKVLVMVAFIAFGLAVGQGDWSHLTQAAERTSTTPLAAQFALSLFWIYVGYSGWNAATYIAEELKRPERTLPMALAIGTITVGILYILFNVVFIYAMPLEQMKGILAIGSVTANALFGPEAAGVFSGLLAVSLMSTVNAMVTIGPRLYYAMAKNGAFLPSAAWIHPKWRTPVPAILFQGACAMLMTLVNFGNLMTYIGYLLNLFAMLAVASLLWLRKRPDWRKLPAVSFAWPLVPMLFVLPGLWLVIAGLRFAPVISAAAALTLISGALVYRYRVLPKLRA, from the coding sequence ATGGCTGCAAGTTCCACGCCCGGGCTGCTGCGGCGGCTGGGCCTGTTCAGCGCCACCGCGCTTGTCATCTCGAACATGGTTGGCACCGGGATCTTCACGTCCACCGGATTCCTGGCGGGCGACCTGGGCGAACCATGGCTCGTGCTCGTCATCTGGCTGGTCGGCGGCATTGTGGCGCTGGCCGGCGCGCTGTCTTACTCCGAGCTGGGCGTGAATTTCCCCGCTTCCGGCGGCGAGTATGTGTATCTGACGCGCGCCTACGGACCGACGCTCGGCTTCATGAGCGGCTGGGTGAGTTTCTTCGCCGGGTTCAGCGCGCCCGTCGCCACGGCGGCGCTGGCCTTCTCGAATTACCTCGGGTATTTCTTTCCGGCCCTGCGTCAGGAAAACGTCTGGTTCCGCTGTTCCTGGGGCGAAATCGGCATCGAGGCGGGTGGCGCGCAGCTGGCGGCGGCGGCTCTGATCCTGGTCTTCACCATCCTGAACCTCTTCGGCGTGGAGTTCATCGCCCGTATCCAGAATGCTCTGACGTCGATCAAGGTGCTCGTCATGGTCGCCTTCATCGCCTTTGGCCTCGCCGTCGGGCAGGGCGACTGGTCGCATCTCACGCAGGCGGCTGAACGGACCTCGACCACGCCGCTGGCGGCGCAGTTCGCGCTCAGCCTGTTCTGGATCTACGTCGGCTACAGCGGCTGGAACGCGGCCACCTACATCGCCGAGGAGCTGAAAAGGCCGGAACGGACGCTGCCCATGGCGCTCGCCATCGGCACGATCACTGTGGGCATCCTGTACATCCTGTTCAACGTCGTCTTCATTTATGCCATGCCGCTCGAGCAGATGAAGGGCATCCTCGCCATCGGCAGCGTCACGGCGAACGCATTGTTCGGTCCGGAAGCCGCCGGCGTCTTCAGCGGTCTGCTCGCTGTCAGCCTGATGTCCACGGTCAATGCGATGGTGACGATCGGCCCGCGCCTTTACTATGCGATGGCGAAAAACGGCGCCTTTCTGCCCTCGGCGGCATGGATCCACCCGAAGTGGCGCACGCCGGTGCCCGCGATCCTCTTCCAGGGCGCCTGCGCCATGCTGATGACGCTGGTCAACTTCGGCAACCTGATGACCTACATCGGCTACCTGCTGAACCTCTTCGCAATGCTGGCCGTGGCCAGCCTGTTGTGGCTGAGAAAACGTCCGGACTGGCGGAAGCTGCCTGCAGTGAGCTTCGCCTGGCCGCTCGTGCCGATGCTGTTCGTGCTGCCCGGGCTGTGGCTGGTGATCGCAGGGTTGCGTTTCGCGCCGGTGATCTCGGCGGCGGCGGCGTTGACGCTGATCTCCGGTGCGCTGGTCTACCGTTACCGCGTGCTGCCGAAATTGCGGGCGTAG